CGGCCAGGTCGGCGATCTCGTACAGCGCCTGCTGCAGCTGCTTGGATTTCTCCAGGCCCTCGATGCGCGCGCGCATCCGCTCCGTGTCCAGCAGCGCCAGCCCGAACGCGGCCGCCATCTCGCACCAGGCCGCACGCTGCGGCGCGGCCAGCGGCTGTTCCAGCCGCGCGGCCACGGCCACGCAGGCGCCGTCCGGCGTCTTCAGCACGTGCAGCAGCGCCTGCGCAGGCGCGGTCACCGTCTCCACCAGGCTGCGCCGGACCAGCGCCGGCAGCCAGGCCGGCGCATGCGGCGTGGCGCCGAACAGGCGCCCGACCGCGCCGTCGCCACAGGCGATGGCCAGGTCGCTGCCCGGCGGCAGCAAGCCGCACAGCATGGCCGCGGTCTGTTCGCAAGCCTGGCCGTCGGGTTGATCCTGGCGGGCGATCGCGGACGGCTTGAACATCGACAACAACTCCTACATGACGTCGGACCTGCCCCACGTCTCCCCCTGCCGCCAGCATACCTTTTACCTGAAGGGGCGCACGCGCAATGACCCCGTGCGCGGTGCTGGCGCGTTCACTGTCTACGATGCCTGCTGCCTTCCCGCCCTCGCCCGCCGCCGCCTCGCCCACGCCACGCTATGCGCCGGGCCGGCGAACGCTTAGGCTTGCCGCCGTGGATGCCCTGGTCGAAACGAGCGATGAAGCCCTGATGCTGGCCTATGCGGCCGGCGACGCCGGCGCGTTCGAAACCTTGTACGCGCGCCACCGCGGCCGCCTCTATCACTACCTGCTGCGCCAGCTGCGCGACGTGGCGCTGGCCGAGGAAATGTTCCAGGACGTGTGGCAGCGGGTCATCGCCGCGCGCCAGGGCTGGCAGCCGCAGGCGGCGTTCAGTACCTGGCTGTTGCGCATCGCCCACAATCGGCTCGGCGATCACTGGCGCGCGGCCAAGCACCGCCCGGCCGCGCCGGCCGACGCCGATCTACGCACCGCCAGCGTGCCGGATCCGGATACCCCGGAACGGCAGCTGTCCGCGTTCGAACAGCGGCGCCAGCTGCAGCTGGCGCTCGACGACTTGCCGGAGGATCAACGCGAAGTGCTGCTGCTGCGCCTGGAACAGGAACTGAGCCTGGAGGAGATCGGACAGATCACCGGGGTCGGCCGCGAGACGGTCAAGTCGCGGCTGCGCTATGCGATGGACAAACTGCGCGCGAGGCTGGGCGAATGAACGCCGACGAGCCGCTGACCCCGGAAGAACGCGCCCTCGCCGAACGCCTGCGCCTGGGCCGGCAGGCGCAGCCGTCGTCAGCGCTGGACGCGGCGATCCTGGCCGCGGCGCGCGCGGCGGTGGCGTCAGCGCCGGCGGCCACGCCGCCAGTGGATGCGCGCGCCGAACCCGAACCCCATACCGATGCCGTGCAGCCGGCGCCGATCGCCGCCGCGCCGCAGCTGGCGCGCGAAACACCGCCCATCGTCGCCAGGCGTCGCACGCGGTGGCCGGCCTGGACGGGACTGGCGGCGTCGCTGAGCCTGGCGGTCGGCATCGCCTGGCAACTGCGGACGCCACCTCCGCCGGTACCGATGCCGGCCGCAGCGCCGGCGCCGGCGGCAGCGGAGACGGCAGAGTCCGCGGCGCCAGCACCGGCGCCTGCCAGCTCCGCCCCGCCGGCCGACGCCGCTGCGCGTACGGACGTGGCACAGCCAGAGCCCGCGCCACCGCCGCCATCGGCAAGCACTCCTCCCATGCAGGAAATCGTGCCGACAGCGGCGTCGGCACCGGCACAGGTCGTCGCCGAACCGGCGCCTGTCGTCGCAGCGAAGCCGGCACCGCGGATGGTCGCGCCTCCGGCACCGCCTGCGCCACCCGCGCCGATGTCCGCGCCCGCAGCCGACGCGCAGGAGGCGCTTGCCGACGCCGCGGCAGCGCGCACGCAGCAGGAGTCGGCGGCACAGGATGAACAGCGCTCCGCCGTGCAGGATCGCGGCCAGCCACTGCGCGCGCGGCGGGAGGCACTGGCCCGCACGCAGGCGAAGACGGCTGCATCCGACGCACGCATAGAGGGCGGGCTGATGGCCGCGCCGGCGCCCGCCGCGCCCGCCGCGCCGATCGCCGAAAACATGATTCCGGTCGCCGCGACCGCGGCCCCCGCCGACGCGACTCTTGAGGCCGCCGCGGATGCGGATGCCCGACTGTCGCGGCGGCAATGGCTGCACCGCATCCGCGAGCGCCGCGACGCAGGCGACCACGCGACTGCGCGCGCCAGCCTGCAGCGGTTCCAGCGCGAGCATCCGCACACGCGCATCCCCGACGACCTGCGCGCCCTGCTCGACTGAGCTGAGCGCGTCGCCGCTGGCTGCACGTGCCAGGCGAGTGGGCCCAGCTGACCACGAGTCCGCCGGGATCCGTGAAGCCTCCGCAACCGCAAAGCCCTCGGATGCGTAGCGCCCCATCCACCCGCTGGCGCCGAACAATCTGCCCGGCAAGCGACCACCGCATCCCGCGACGTCGCCAGTCCCGGCGAGCCGCTTGACAGCTGCCGAGCGCCGACCGATGTTGCCGCTCTGTCCAGAGCGACGCCCCGCCATGCGCAGCAGCCCGATTGCCCGTTTCGCACTGCTCGCGCTCCCGCTCGGCTGGGCGTTGACCGGCCACGCGCAGACGATCGCGCCACCTGCGCGCATCGCCATGGAGCACGCGGTCGCCACTGCGATCGACGGCTCGTCGATGCCCTACGACATCGGCACCCTGTCGGTGCCGGAGAACCGCGACAAACCGGATAGCCGCCCGATCCAGGTCGGCTTCGCCCGGGTCAAGGCGCGCCACCCGAGCGGTGCACCGCCGATCTTCCTGCTGGCGGGCGGACCGGGCACGACGATGCTCGACATCGTGCTCGATCGCGACGACACCGCCAGGCGCCGCGTCAAAGCCTGGCAGGCGTATGCGGAGGTCGCCGACCTGGTGGTGGTCGAGCAGCGCGGCTACACCCTGCGCGGCGAACAAATGGAACTGGACACGCCGGCCTTGCCGCTGGACCAGCCGATGACCACCGCGCAGGACATCGCCATCACCCGCGGCCTGGCGCGGCGCGCGCAGGCCGCCTATCCGCAGGCCGATCTCTCCGGCTATTCGATCGCGCAGATCGCCGACGACGTCGACGACCTGCGCCATGCGCTGGGCTACGACAGGATCAGCCTGGTCGCCGCCAGCTTCGGCTCGCAGTGGGCGTTCGCGGTGCTCAAGCGCCATCCCGGACGCGTGGCGCGCGCGGTGATCTCCGCCACCGAACCGCTGGACGCCGGCTACGACCAACCGTCGCAGGTGTTCGCCGCGTTCCAGCGCATCGCCGCGGAAGCCGACCAATCGCCCGCGCTGGCCCCATACCTGCCCGCCGGCGGCACGATCGCGGCGCTGCAGGCGACGCGCCAGCGTTTCGCCGCCGGTCCGATCCGTGTAGACGTCGAGCACGACGGCATGCGGCAGCAGGTCGTACTGGGGCTGGAGGACTACCAACTCGCGCTGATCACCTACTCCGCGAACGCCGCCACCTTCCCGCGCTTCGTGCTCTCGGCCTACCACGGCCACTACGAAGACTGGGCGCGCGACGCCATCGCCTGGCGCGCGCCGGAGAAGCGCGCGTTGATCAATCCGCTGATCAATATCGGCCTGGACATGAGCGCGCCGCGCAAGCGCCTGCTGTGGAGCGACCCGGCGCTGCCGCTGCTCGGGCGCTGGAACTTCGCCGCGTATCTGGCGACCAAGGGCGAATGGGCCACCGCCGACGCCGGCGACGCCATGCGCGCACCAGTCCTGGATCCGACCCCGGTGCTGTTCGTGCAGGGCGACTGGGACACCTCCACGCCGCTGGAGAACACCCTGGCGCTGCTGCCCTACTTTCCCAACAGCCGCACGCTGCTGCTGCATCGCGCGCAGCACAATGGCACCTTCGCGCTGCTGCGCAGCCGGCCGGACCTGGCCGCCAAGGTCTACGCGTTCCTGCGCGACGGCGACACCCGCACCCTGCCGGCGGAAGCGGCGCTGGACCCGGTAGCGTTCGCCGCGCCGGCATTTCCCGCGCCCGCGCCCGAATTCGCTGCGCCCGCAGCGGTGGACGAGCACCGCTGAGCACGATGCTTGAATAGCGCGCATTGCCTGCAGCATCCGATCACACACCCGAACCGCACCGACATCGACTGATCGGCGGCATCCGCAGTCCGCCGCGGCGCCTCGTCTAGAATGGCGCCGATGCCCGATACGCTTCCCCACCCCGTCAGCCACAGCGTGGACATCAAGCACAGCCGCTTCCTGGCCCACGCGGCGCCGATCGCCGACGCCGGCGCGGCGCTGGCGTTCGTGCAGCAGGTCGCGGTGGCCGACGCCACCCACAACTGCTGGGCCTACCGGTTCGGCGACGACTACCGCTCCAGCGACGACGGCGAACCGGCCGGCACCGCCGGCCGGCCGATCCTGGCGGCGATCGACGGCCAGGGCTTCGACCGCGTGGCGGTGGTGGTCACGCGCTGGTACGGCGGCATCAAGCTCGGCGCCGGCGGCCTGGTCCGCGCCTACGGCGGCAGCGCCGCCGAGTGCCTGCGGCTGGCGCCGCGGCAACCGCTGCTGGCGTTGAGCCTGCTGACCGTGCACTGCGGGTTCGACGATCTCGGCATCGTGCACGCGACGCTGAGCGCCTGCGCTGCCGAAAAACTCGATGAACGTTTCGACGCCGAGGGCGCCGAATTGCGCCTGCGCCTGCCCAGCGATCGCGTGGACACCTTGAAAACACGGCTGCGCGACGCCACTCGGAACAGGGTCCGCTGCTCGGAAACCTCCCCCGCATGAACGATCCGTCGGCCGACCAGGCCAAGTCGCTGCGCAAGCTCGGCAGCCTGCGCACCTTGTGGCCGTTCGTGCAGCGCCAGCGCGGCCTGTTCGGCGCCTGGCTGTTCGCGCTGGCGGTGTCCTCCAGCGCGACGCTGAGCCTGCCGGTGGCGGTGCGGCAGATGATCGACCACGGCTTCAGCGACGGCAGCAGGATCAACCAGTCCTTCGCGCTGCTGTTCGCGGTGGCGGTGGTGCTGGCGATCGCCACCGCGCTGCGCTTCTACTTCGTGTCCCTGCTCGGCGAGAAAGTCGTCGCCGACCTGCGCGGGCGGCTGTACGCGCACCTGATCGGCCTGCACGCCGGCTTCCACGACCGCAACCGCAGCGGCGAACTGGTGTCGCGGCTGTCGGCCGACAGCGAACTGCTGCGCGGGGTGATCGGCAGCACCATGTCGGTGGCGCTGCGCAGCACGGTGACGGTGGTCGGCAGCATCGTGATGCTGTTCGTGACCAGTCCGCACCTGGCCGCCTATGCACTGCTCGGCATCCCGCTGGCGGTGTTGCCGATCGTGCTCGGCGCGCGCCGCCTGCAGAAGATCTCGCGCGCCAGCCAGGACCGCGTCGCCGACGCCAACACGCTGGCCGCCGAGACCCTGGGCGCGGTGCGCACGGTGCAGGCGCATGCGCGCGAACCCTACGAGCGCGGCCGCTTCGGCCAGGCGCTGGCGCTGTCGGTGGACGTGGCGCGGCGCCGGGTGCGCGCGCAGGCGCTGATCACCGCCACCGCGATCGTGCTGGTGTTCGGCGCGATCGTGCTGGTGCTGTGGTCCGGCGCGCACGAGGTGGCAGCCGGCGAACTGAGCGCCGGCGCGCTCGGCCAGTTCGTGCTGTATGCGATGTTCGGCGGCGGCTCGGTGGCGTCCCTGGCCGAAGTCTGGAACGACCTGCAACGCGCGGCCGGCGGCATGGGCCGCATCGCCGAACTGTTCGCCGAACGTCCCGAGGTGGTGGCGCCGGCCGCGCCGCAGGCGCTGCCGCAGCCGCTGCGCGGCGAGGTGCGCTTCGAGAACGTGGTGTTCCGCTACCCGCAGCGGCCCGATCATCCGGCGCTGGACGGCTTCGACCTGCACGTGCGGCCCGGCGAGAGCGTGGCCCTGGTCGGCCCGTCCGGCGCCGGCAAGAGCACCGTGCTGTCGCTGTTGCTGCGCTTCCACGACCCGCAGGCCGGTACGGTACGGGTGGACGGCGCCGACCTGCGCGAGTTGGACCCGGCGCAGCTGCGCGAAGGCATCGGCCTGGTCCCGCAGCATCCGACCCTGTTCGCCGCCAGTGCCGCCGACAACATCCGCTACGGCCGGCTCGAGGCCAGCGAGGCCGAGGTCGAGGCCGCGGCGCAGGCGGCCGAGGCCGATGCCTTCATCCGCCAGCTGCCGGGCGGCTACGCCAGCGAACTGGGCGAGCGTGGCGCGCGCCTGTCCGGTGGCCAGCAGCAGCGCATCGCCATCGCCCGCGCCTTGCTCAAGGACGCGCCGATCCTGCTGCTGGACGAAGCCACCAGCGCGCTCGACGCGCAGAGCGAACATGCCGTGCAGCAGGCGCTGGAACGGCTGATGGCCGGACGCACCACGCTGGTGATCGCGCACCGCCTGGCGACCGTACTCAAGGCCGACCGCATCGTGGTGATGGACCATGGCCGCATCGTCGCCCAGGGCACCCATGCCGAGCTGCTGGCGCAGGGCGGCCTGTACGCGGAACTGGCGCGGCTGCAATTCATCGACTGACCACGCCGCGCTAACGCCGGCGGGGCTACGGTCCCGCTGCGCCCCACGCAGCGGCGGCGCAAGGCGCCGGCATCGTTTCCGGCGCAATCCGGTTCGACGAATCGCCTTCGACAGGAGACACGCCATGTCCTTTCGCCAACTACCCGCCCTCGGCCCCGACGGCGAGGCCTATCTGATCACCGAGTTCCAGGACGAAGCGCAGCATCAGCAGCAGGCCCAGCAGGATGCGCGCTCAGTCCCGGCGCTGCGCTACGAACTGGCCGACGGACGCAAGCTGATCCGCCGCGGGCAGCAGTTCACCACCACCGGCGGCGAGCTGACCTTGACCGCGGTCTGAGATCGCTCCGCCGCACCGCGCAGTCCGCCGCGACGCATTGCGGCAGCGCGGCTGGTACGTCATGCATGCGCCGCAGTGGTCAATTATTGACCATGCCTCTTGACACGCCCACCGCGCAAGGCGACCCGGCACTTATCCACATGTTTGCGCGCGTTTCATCCACACCGCCTGTGGATGAATGCGCTGCCTGCATTTTCGGAATCGGCATCGGTCCCGCAGGCACACCCTGTACACGCATACCCTGTAGGAGCGGCTTCAGCCGCGACGGGGCGTTACCGGTAAGGTCCGGTCGCGGCTGAAGCCGCTCCTACAGGGGAGTTCGCTGAAAGGGTAGCCACGCGCAAACCACCAGCTCAGCGCGGCAACACCCGGCCGATGCCGCTGGCGTCGATCTCGGTTGCCGCCGCCTGCAACGCGGCCGCAGCGGTCGCAGGATCGAAGCCGATGCGGAAATGCAGCTCGCCTGCCGGCGTGCGCGAGGAATGGATCGAGGTCAGGCTGACGCCGTGGCGCTCGAACACGTACAGCAGGGCCCGCAACGATCCGGCGCGGTCTTCCGGCAGATACACGCTGAGGGTCAGCGGCTCGGTCAGATCGGCGAGCAGATAGCCGACCCGCTCGTAACTGTAGTTGCCGTGCGCGATCGTCGCCTCGCCCAGCGCCTGGCGATTGGCGTCGAGGAAATCGGCGCGGAACTGCGCACGCGCCGCGTCGTCGCCGCGGCCGACCTGGTCGCGCAACCGCGACAGCTGCGCGATCAATCCGTCGAGCACGCTGCCGACGTAGGGATTGCCGAACTGGATGTCTTCGTAGATGGCCGGATTCAGCGCCAGGATGCGCGCGATGATCGCCGTATCCAGCTCGAACGAGGCCGAGCGGTACGGCAGCAGCGCGTCCAACGCACCCAGCGTCGGCGCATGCTCGCGCAACACGCCGGCCTGGGCCAGGTGGCTGGCATGCACCATCGCCTGCACCAACGCCATCACCCGGTCGTGGTGGTCGGGCGTGGTACGCACGCACTCGGCCTCCAGCGCCGCGCACAGCTGCTGCAGCCACGGCTGCCAGTGCGCCAGCCGCGCTTCGCACACCACCAGCACGCGTCCCTTGAGCGTGGGCGACTTCGGCGGCGCGGTCATCGGGTGCAGCCCGGCCACCTCCGCCTGCGAGGCCAGCATCGCCGCCACCGGCTCGCGCTTGACCGAGGTCACGTCCAGCCACAGCTGCGCGCGTTCGCGCCCGGCGGCGCGGCGCACGTAGTCGCCGATCAGTGCCGGCGTATGCCGAATCGGCGCGGAGAAGATCAGGACCTGCGCACGCTGCAGCAGCGCGTCCGGATCCAGCGACTGCGGATCGGCCGGGTCGTGGCCGACCACCTCCAGCTGCATGCGCTCGCGGAAGAACCGGTCCAGCCAGCGGCCATAGGCGCCGGCGCTGCCGACGATGCCGACCACCGGACGCTGGCTCACGCCAGGCGCTCGGCGGCGAAGCGCAGCGGCGTGGCCAGCGCCGCGGGCGCGGCGGCAAGCACGTCCAGTTCCTCGTAGTCCGCGGCCAGGGTCGCTTCCAGCGCCGCGTGCACGCCGGCGATGGCGCGGCCGATTGCCAGTTCGAAGGCGTCGCCGCGCAGCAGGAACGCGACCAGCAGCGACATCAGTACGTCGCCGGTGCCGGCCACGTCCACCGGCAACAGCGGCGAGCGCCAGCGGTAGATCGCCTCGCGGCTCACCGCCAGCGTCACCAGCTGCCCGGCATCGCCGCTCACGCTGTGCGCCAGCACCCACTGCGGCCCGCGCGCCAGCAACGCCTGCGCCGCGGCGATGGCATCGTCCTGGGCCAAGGCAGGCATGCCGGTGAGGCGTCCGAGTTCGAACGCATTCGGCGTGACCAGCCACGCCTGCGGCAGCAGGCGCTCGGCGAACACGGTCTCCAGCCCTGGCTCGACGTAGGGTCCGGTATGCGTATCGCCGATCACCGGATCCAGGCAGTAGCGCAGCGTCGGACACTGCGGCAGCGTGCTGTCGAGCCAGTCGGCGAATGCGGTGCCGTTGCCGACGCTGCCGAAATAGCCGGACACCAGCATGCGCGCGCGCTGCGGCAGGCCGCGCTCGCTGGCGCCGAGCAGCAGATCGGCGAACCAGTCCGACGGCAGCACCTTGCCGCGCAAGGTGTCGTAGAACGGCGCATTGCTCAACAGCGTGGTCGGGATCTCCGCCACGCGCAGGCCCAACGCGCGCATCGGCGGCATCGCCGCGCTGTTGCCGGCGTGGCCGTAGACCAATTGCGACTGTACGGAAATGACATCGACCGGCACCGGCCCGTCAGGGCGCTGGCGACGGCCGTGGATCAGGTGGCTTTCGGCGGATGCGGTCATCGCCGTAGTTTAAGGGCTGGGATTGGGGATTCGGGGTTCGCCACGGCAGACTCCCGGGCATGCCACACGGCCCCAGCAACCGACACATGCCGTCTGCATGCCTCGCCGAGCAATGAAGCGCCGGTGTTGCGAATTCCAACTCCTTCCACTGGAAGCGGCACCCGCAGACGCCGAATGCGCCGCGCAAGCGCCTTTCTGTCCGACACGAGAACTCCCGGACCCAGGATCTGCCGTTACGAATGCCAATTCCACCCACAACTAAAAAGGCACGTACCCGGCGCCAATCGCGCCCCACACGTGCCTCTTCCCGCCCAGCACGAGACCTACCGGCACCAGGAGTCCGCCGTTACGAATCCCCAATCCCCAATCCCCAATCCCCGCAACTAAAAAAGCACGTGCCCGGCGCCAAAATCGCGCCTCACACGTGCCTGGTCCTGCCAACACGGGGTCCACCGGGCACTAGGAATCCGCCGTTGCGAATCCCCAATCCCGAATCCCCAATCCCGGCCTCACGACGTCATCCGATCCCAGAACCCCTTCACCCCGTCGATGAAGGTCGCCGACTTGGGCGAATGCTTGCGCGCGTCCTCGCCGGTGAAGGTGGATTCGAACTGCTCCAGCAGCTTGCGCTGGTCGGGGGTGAGGTTGACCGGGGTTTCCACCACCACGCGGCAGTACAGGTCGCCTTCGCTGCGGCTGCGCACCGAGCGTACGCCCTTGCCGCGCAGCCGGAACAGCTTGCCGGTCTGGGTCTCGGCGGGAATGCGGATCTCCGCCTCGCCGCCCAGCGTGGCCACGCGCACGGTGTCGCCGAGCGCGGCCTGGGAGATGCGGATCGGCACTTCGCAATGCAGGTCGTCGCCGTCGCGCTGGAAGATCGCGTGCTCGCGCACCCGCACTTCCACGTACAGGTCGCCAGGCGGGGTGCCGGCAGGACCGGCCTCGCCCTCGCCGGACAGGCGGATGCGGTCGCCGTTGTCCACGCCCGGCGGGATCTTCACCGACAGCACCTTGGTCTCCTCGACGCGACCGGCGCCGTGGCAGGTGCCGCACGGGTTCTGCACGATCTGGCCACGCCCGGCGCAATGCGGGCAGCTCTGCTGCATCGCGAAGATGCCGCGCTGGATGCGGACCTGGCCGCGCCCTTGGCAGGTCGTGCAGGTCTCGACCTTGCCGTCTTCCGAACCGCTGCCGTGGCAGTGCTCGCATTCGCCAAGGGTCGGGATCTCGATGCGCCGCTCGATCCCGGCCACCGCTTCTTCCAGGTCTAGCTCCAGCACGTAGCCGATGTCGGCGCCGCGCCGCGACGCGCGGCCACCGCCGCCGGCACCGCCGAAGATGTTGCCGAAGATGTCGCCGAAGATGTCGCCCATGTCCGGGCCGCCAGGGCCGCCGCCGCCGCCCATCCCGCCCATGCCGTGCTCGAACGCGGCATGGCCGTGCGCGTCGTACATGCGCCGCTTGTTGCCGTCGGACAGGACCTCGTAGGCCTCCTTGCACTCCTTGAACGCGGCCTCGGCGGCATGGTCGCCCGGATTGCGGTCGGGATGGTGCTTCATCGCGCAACGGCGATAGGCCTTCTTCAGTTCCTCGTCGCTGGCGGTACGGGCCACGCCCAGCACTTCGTAATAGTCGCGTTTGCTCATAGGGCGGAGATTGGGGATTCGAAATTCGGGATTCGTGTAAAGCAAAAGCGGAGAGCGCTAACTCGTCCGCTTTTGCGAGCGCTACGGACAGGGTATCGGGAACGGGAAGCCGAGAGGCGAAGGCCTTTCGAATCCCTACTCCCGAATCCCGAATCCCGGCTTACTTCTTGTCGTCCTTGACCTCGGTGAACTCGGCGTCGACCACGTCGTCGCCGGCGGCCTGCGCACCGCCCGGGGCGGCGCCCGGCTGCTGTTCGCCGGCGGCCGCGGCCGCGTACAGCGACTGACCGGCCTCTTCCAGCGCCTTGGTCTTGGCCTCGATCTGGCCCTTGTCGTCGCCCTTCATCGCCGTTTCCAGGTCCGCCAGGGCCGACTCGACCTTGCCGATCACATCGCCGCCGACCTTGCTGCCGTGTTCGGTGATCGCGCTGCGGGTGGCGTGGATCAGGCCGTCGGCCTGGTTGCGCGCCTGCACCAGCTCATGGAACTTCTTGTCTTCCTCGCGGTTGGCTTCCGCGTCGGCGACCATCCGCTGGATCTCGTCGTCCGACAGGCCCGAGCCGGCCTTGATCTCGACCTTCTGTTCCTTGTTGGTCTTCTTGTCCTTGGCCGACACGTGCAGGATGCCGTTGGCGTCGATGTCGAAGGACACCTCCACCTGCGGCAGGCCGCGCGGCGCCGGCTCGATCCCGGACAGGTCGAACTTGGCCAGCGACTTGTTGTAGCGGGCCTGCTCGCGCTCGCCCTGCAGCACGTGTACGGTGACCGCGGACTGGTTGTCCTCGGCGGTGGAGAAGGTCTGCGAGGCCTTGGTCGGGATCGTGGTGTTCTTCTCGATGATCTTGGTGAACACGCCGCCCAGGGTCTCGATGCCCAGGCTCAGCGGAGTCACGTCGAGCAGCAGCACGTCCTTGACGTCGCCGGCCAGCACGCCGCCCTGGATCGCGGCGCCCAGCGCCACGGCCTCGTCGGGGTTGACGTCCTTGCGCGGCTCCTTGCCGAAGAACTCGGACACCGCCTGCTGCACCTTCGGCATGCGGGTCTGGCCGCCGACCAGGATCACCTCGGTCACGTCGCTGGCGCGCAGGCCGGCGTCGTTGAGCGCGGTGCGGCACGGCTCGATGGTGCGCTTGACCAGGTCCTCGACCAGCGCCTCGAGCTTGGCCCGGGTCAGCTTGATGTTCAGGTGCTTCGGGCCCGACGCGTCGGCGGTGACGTACGGCAGGTTGACTTCGGTCTGCTGCGAGGTCGACAGCTCGATCTTGGCGCGCTCGGCCGCGTCCTTCAGGCGCTGCAGCGCCAGCGGATCCTTGCGCAGGTCGATGCCCTGGTCCTTGTTGAACTCGTCGACGAGGTAGTCGATGACGCGCTTGTCGAAGTCTTCGCCGCCCAGGAAGGTGTCGCCGTTGGTGGCCAGCACTTCGAACTGCTTCTCGCCGTCGACGTTGGCGATCTCGATGATCGACACGTCGAAGGTGCCGCCGCCCAGGTCGTACACCGCGATCTTGCGGTCGCCGCCCTGGCCCTTGTCCAGGCCGTAGGCCAGCGCCGCGGCGGTCGGCTCGTTGATGATGCGCTTGACGTCCAGGCCGGCGATGCGGCCGGCGTCCTTGGTCGCCTGGCGCTGGCTGTCGTTGAAGTACGCCGGCACGGTGATGACCGCCTCGGTGACCACCTCGCCCAGGAACGCCTCGGCGGTCTTCTTCATCTTCTCCAGCACCTGCGCTGAGATTTCCTGCGAGGCCAGCTTGCGGCCGTCGGCGGTGGCCACCCAGGCGTCGCCGTTGTCATGCTGGACGATGCCGTACGGCACCAGGCCGATGTCCTTCTGCACTTCGGCGTCGGTGAACTTGCGGCCGATCAGGCGCTTCACCGCGTAGAAGGTGTTCTTCGGATTGGTGACCGCCTGGCGCTTGGCCGAGGCGCCCACCAGCACTTCGCCGTCCTTGGTGTAGGCGACGATCGAGGGCGTGGTGCGATCGCCTTCGGAATTTTCGATGACGCGGGCCTTGCCGCCGTCCATGATCGCCACGCACGAGTTGGTCG
This sequence is a window from Xanthomonas sp. CFBP 8443. Protein-coding genes within it:
- the dnaK gene encoding molecular chaperone DnaK; translation: MGKIIGIDLGTTNSCVAIMDGGKARVIENSEGDRTTPSIVAYTKDGEVLVGASAKRQAVTNPKNTFYAVKRLIGRKFTDAEVQKDIGLVPYGIVQHDNGDAWVATADGRKLASQEISAQVLEKMKKTAEAFLGEVVTEAVITVPAYFNDSQRQATKDAGRIAGLDVKRIINEPTAAALAYGLDKGQGGDRKIAVYDLGGGTFDVSIIEIANVDGEKQFEVLATNGDTFLGGEDFDKRVIDYLVDEFNKDQGIDLRKDPLALQRLKDAAERAKIELSTSQQTEVNLPYVTADASGPKHLNIKLTRAKLEALVEDLVKRTIEPCRTALNDAGLRASDVTEVILVGGQTRMPKVQQAVSEFFGKEPRKDVNPDEAVALGAAIQGGVLAGDVKDVLLLDVTPLSLGIETLGGVFTKIIEKNTTIPTKASQTFSTAEDNQSAVTVHVLQGEREQARYNKSLAKFDLSGIEPAPRGLPQVEVSFDIDANGILHVSAKDKKTNKEQKVEIKAGSGLSDDEIQRMVADAEANREEDKKFHELVQARNQADGLIHATRSAITEHGSKVGGDVIGKVESALADLETAMKGDDKGQIEAKTKALEEAGQSLYAAAAAGEQQPGAAPGGAQAAGDDVVDAEFTEVKDDKK